In one Betta splendens chromosome 14, fBetSpl5.4, whole genome shotgun sequence genomic region, the following are encoded:
- the LOC114869280 gene encoding vasodilator-stimulated phosphoprotein-like isoform X3: MLYDDASKRWKPAGSDSPSFSRVQIYHNAVANTFRVVGRKLQADQQVVINCPIVKGMKYNQATANFHQWRDPKQVWGLNFGSKEDASLFARSMMNALESLNAPVAPGVTQSGPSEQELEHHRRLEQQRQEQQEKECLERERQTSATATIHPAPPAPPPPPGPPPSSAPPAPPPPPSGGIPPAPPPPPIGGGGGGGGNLAMSLAGAKLHKTTKSYVKDEGGAAAPAPKPAPTSGGGGDLMGEMSAILARRRKASNAPAAKKEAHGNDDSESSASKSSASVEICENAKEKCSTMPRSKPLTSIQKEASSCTSSNSTTSPVSRMKLMKKTDEESETDMEWIKQEILEEVKKELHKVKNEIIEALTQQLQSPQLRGDD; the protein is encoded by the exons ATGCTCTATGATGATGCCAGCAAGCGCTGGAAACCAGCAGGTTCTGACAGTCCTTCCTTCAGCCGTGTTCAAATCTACCATAACGCTGTAGCAAACACTTTCCGTGTGGTGGGCCGCAAACTGCAAGCTGACCAGCAG GTAGTTATTAACTGTCCTATTGTCAAAGGGATGAAGTATAATCAAGCCACAGCAAACTTTCATCAGTGGCGGGATCCCAAACAAGTTTGGGGACTGAACTTTGGCAGTAAAGAGGATGCTAGTCTTTTTGCCAGGTCTATGATGAATGCTTTAGAGTCCCTGAATGCACCGGTGGCACCAG GTGTGACTCAAAGTGGACCCTCTGAGCAGGAGTTGGAACACCACAGACG ACTTGAGCAACaaaggcaggagcagcaggagaaagagtgtctggagagggagaggcagaccTCTGCTACAGCCACGATCCATCCTGCCCCTCCAGCACCCCCACCACCTCCTGGCCCACCACCTTCCTCTGCaccacctgcacctccaccacctccttctgGTGGCATCCCACctgccccaccaccaccccctattggtggaggtggaggtggtgggggtaATCTGGCTATGTCCCTTGCAGGAGCCAAACTGCACAAAACAACCAAG TCTTATGTCAAGGATGAGGGAGGTGCAGCAGCCCCAGCTCCCAAACCAGCACCCACatctggtggaggaggtgaccTAATGGGAGAAATGAGTGCCATCCTTGCCAGGAG GAGAAAAGCTTCTAATGCCCCCGCAGCAAAAAAGGAAGCACATGGCAAT GATGATTCTGAGTCCTCAGCTTCAAAATCTTCAGCATCTGTAG AAATCTGTGAAAATGCCAAGGAAAAATGTTCCACAATGCCAAG GTCTAAACCATTAACCAGCATTCAAAAGGAAGCCAGCTCATGCACTTCCTCAAATTCCACCACCTCCCCAGTGTCCAG GATGAAGCTCATGAAGAAGACTGATGAAGAAAGTGAGACTGATATGGAATGGATCAAACAG GAAATACTTGAAGAAGTGAAAAAAGAACTTCACAAAGTAAAGAATGAGATCATTGAGG cACTGACCCAGCAGCTTCAAAGTCCACAGCTCAGGGGCGATGACTGA
- the LOC114869280 gene encoding vasodilator-stimulated phosphoprotein-like isoform X1 codes for MRQQTENENLTKCVKETRTGRQQNRSSEMRTHAEVQVVGVEQCSESERQRRISRTQNKFDSADTLVDENQPQNKGSLRLCHSWNMSESSICHVRATVMLYDDASKRWKPAGSDSPSFSRVQIYHNAVANTFRVVGRKLQADQQVVINCPIVKGMKYNQATANFHQWRDPKQVWGLNFGSKEDASLFARSMMNALESLNAPVAPGVTQSGPSEQELEHHRRLEQQRQEQQEKECLERERQTSATATIHPAPPAPPPPPGPPPSSAPPAPPPPPSGGIPPAPPPPPIGGGGGGGGNLAMSLAGAKLHKTTKSYVKDEGGAAAPAPKPAPTSGGGGDLMGEMSAILARRRKASNAPAAKKEAHGNDDSESSASKSSASVEICENAKEKCSTMPRSKPLTSIQKEASSCTSSNSTTSPVSRMKLMKKTDEESETDMEWIKQEILEEVKKELHKVKNEIIEALTQQLQSPQLRGDD; via the exons ATGCGACAGCAGACAGAGAATGAGAATTTGACAAAATGTGTGAAGGAGACAAGAACAGGAAGGCAACAAAACCGTAGCTCGGAAATGAGAACACATGCAGAAGTACAAGTGGTTGGAGTTGAACAGTGCTCTGAAAGTGAACGACAGAGGCGCATAAGTAGGACTCAGAACAAGTTTGATTCAGCAGACACACTCGTAGATGAGAACCAGCCCCAAAACAAGGGAAGTTTAAGACTGTGCCACTCTTGGAACATGAG TGAGTCCAGTATCTGCCACGTAAGGGCTACAGTGATGCTCTATGATGATGCCAGCAAGCGCTGGAAACCAGCAGGTTCTGACAGTCCTTCCTTCAGCCGTGTTCAAATCTACCATAACGCTGTAGCAAACACTTTCCGTGTGGTGGGCCGCAAACTGCAAGCTGACCAGCAG GTAGTTATTAACTGTCCTATTGTCAAAGGGATGAAGTATAATCAAGCCACAGCAAACTTTCATCAGTGGCGGGATCCCAAACAAGTTTGGGGACTGAACTTTGGCAGTAAAGAGGATGCTAGTCTTTTTGCCAGGTCTATGATGAATGCTTTAGAGTCCCTGAATGCACCGGTGGCACCAG GTGTGACTCAAAGTGGACCCTCTGAGCAGGAGTTGGAACACCACAGACG ACTTGAGCAACaaaggcaggagcagcaggagaaagagtgtctggagagggagaggcagaccTCTGCTACAGCCACGATCCATCCTGCCCCTCCAGCACCCCCACCACCTCCTGGCCCACCACCTTCCTCTGCaccacctgcacctccaccacctccttctgGTGGCATCCCACctgccccaccaccaccccctattggtggaggtggaggtggtgggggtaATCTGGCTATGTCCCTTGCAGGAGCCAAACTGCACAAAACAACCAAG TCTTATGTCAAGGATGAGGGAGGTGCAGCAGCCCCAGCTCCCAAACCAGCACCCACatctggtggaggaggtgaccTAATGGGAGAAATGAGTGCCATCCTTGCCAGGAG GAGAAAAGCTTCTAATGCCCCCGCAGCAAAAAAGGAAGCACATGGCAAT GATGATTCTGAGTCCTCAGCTTCAAAATCTTCAGCATCTGTAG AAATCTGTGAAAATGCCAAGGAAAAATGTTCCACAATGCCAAG GTCTAAACCATTAACCAGCATTCAAAAGGAAGCCAGCTCATGCACTTCCTCAAATTCCACCACCTCCCCAGTGTCCAG GATGAAGCTCATGAAGAAGACTGATGAAGAAAGTGAGACTGATATGGAATGGATCAAACAG GAAATACTTGAAGAAGTGAAAAAAGAACTTCACAAAGTAAAGAATGAGATCATTGAGG cACTGACCCAGCAGCTTCAAAGTCCACAGCTCAGGGGCGATGACTGA
- the LOC114869280 gene encoding vasodilator-stimulated phosphoprotein-like isoform X2: protein MRQQTENENLTKCVKETRTGRQQNRSSEMRTHAEVQVVGVEQCSESERQRRISRTQNKFDSADTLVDENQPQNKGSLRLCHSWNMSESSICHVRATVMLYDDASKRWKPAGSDSPSFSRVQIYHNAVANTFRVVGRKLQADQQVVINCPIVKGMKYNQATANFHQWRDPKQVWGLNFGSKEDASLFARSMMNALESLNAPVAPGVTQSGPSEQELEHHRRLEQQRQEQQEKECLERERQTSATATIHPAPPAPPPPPGPPPSSAPPAPPPPPSGGIPPAPPPPPIGGGGGGGGNLAMSLAGAKLHKTTKDEGGAAAPAPKPAPTSGGGGDLMGEMSAILARRRKASNAPAAKKEAHGNDDSESSASKSSASVEICENAKEKCSTMPRSKPLTSIQKEASSCTSSNSTTSPVSRMKLMKKTDEESETDMEWIKQEILEEVKKELHKVKNEIIEALTQQLQSPQLRGDD from the exons ATGCGACAGCAGACAGAGAATGAGAATTTGACAAAATGTGTGAAGGAGACAAGAACAGGAAGGCAACAAAACCGTAGCTCGGAAATGAGAACACATGCAGAAGTACAAGTGGTTGGAGTTGAACAGTGCTCTGAAAGTGAACGACAGAGGCGCATAAGTAGGACTCAGAACAAGTTTGATTCAGCAGACACACTCGTAGATGAGAACCAGCCCCAAAACAAGGGAAGTTTAAGACTGTGCCACTCTTGGAACATGAG TGAGTCCAGTATCTGCCACGTAAGGGCTACAGTGATGCTCTATGATGATGCCAGCAAGCGCTGGAAACCAGCAGGTTCTGACAGTCCTTCCTTCAGCCGTGTTCAAATCTACCATAACGCTGTAGCAAACACTTTCCGTGTGGTGGGCCGCAAACTGCAAGCTGACCAGCAG GTAGTTATTAACTGTCCTATTGTCAAAGGGATGAAGTATAATCAAGCCACAGCAAACTTTCATCAGTGGCGGGATCCCAAACAAGTTTGGGGACTGAACTTTGGCAGTAAAGAGGATGCTAGTCTTTTTGCCAGGTCTATGATGAATGCTTTAGAGTCCCTGAATGCACCGGTGGCACCAG GTGTGACTCAAAGTGGACCCTCTGAGCAGGAGTTGGAACACCACAGACG ACTTGAGCAACaaaggcaggagcagcaggagaaagagtgtctggagagggagaggcagaccTCTGCTACAGCCACGATCCATCCTGCCCCTCCAGCACCCCCACCACCTCCTGGCCCACCACCTTCCTCTGCaccacctgcacctccaccacctccttctgGTGGCATCCCACctgccccaccaccaccccctattggtggaggtggaggtggtgggggtaATCTGGCTATGTCCCTTGCAGGAGCCAAACTGCACAAAACAACCAAG GATGAGGGAGGTGCAGCAGCCCCAGCTCCCAAACCAGCACCCACatctggtggaggaggtgaccTAATGGGAGAAATGAGTGCCATCCTTGCCAGGAG GAGAAAAGCTTCTAATGCCCCCGCAGCAAAAAAGGAAGCACATGGCAAT GATGATTCTGAGTCCTCAGCTTCAAAATCTTCAGCATCTGTAG AAATCTGTGAAAATGCCAAGGAAAAATGTTCCACAATGCCAAG GTCTAAACCATTAACCAGCATTCAAAAGGAAGCCAGCTCATGCACTTCCTCAAATTCCACCACCTCCCCAGTGTCCAG GATGAAGCTCATGAAGAAGACTGATGAAGAAAGTGAGACTGATATGGAATGGATCAAACAG GAAATACTTGAAGAAGTGAAAAAAGAACTTCACAAAGTAAAGAATGAGATCATTGAGG cACTGACCCAGCAGCTTCAAAGTCCACAGCTCAGGGGCGATGACTGA
- the LOC114869279 gene encoding RAC-beta serine/threonine-protein kinase-like, protein MNEITIVREGWLHKRGEYIKTWRPRYFILKSDGSFIGYKEKPDLSDQASPPLNNFSVAECQLMKTERPRPNTFVIRCLQWTTVIERTFHVDSNEEREKWMQAIQSVANNLKMREQEDDEPMDVFGSPTDSSLEEMEVAMSKSRTKVTMSDFEYLKLLGKGTFGKVILVKEKSTGVHYAMKILRKEVIIAKDEVAHTVTESRVLQNTRHPFLTTLKHAFQTHDRLCFVMEYANGGELFFHLSRERVFTEDRARFYGAEIVSALEYLHSRDVVYRDLKLENLMLDKDGHIKITDFGLCKEGITPDATMKTFCGTPEYLAPEVLEDNDYGRAVDWWGLGVVMYEMMCGRLPFYNQDHERLFELILMEEIRFPRNLSPESKALLAGLLKKDPKQRLGGGPNDAKDVMGHKFFITINWEDVVQKKLTPLFKPQVTSETDTRYFDEEFTAQMITLTPPDKYNSLECEDPSQQAHFPQFSYSASIRE, encoded by the exons ATGAATGAAATTACCATAGTCAGAGAGGGTTGGCTACACAAAAGAG GTGAATATATCAAAACATGGAGGCCTAGGTATTTCATCCTGAAGAGTGATGGTTCTTTTATCGGCTACAAAGAGAAACCTGATCTAAGTGACCAGGCTTCACCACCACTTAACAATTTCTCTGTGGCAG AATGCCAATTAATGAAGACAGAAAGACCCCGGCCCAACACTTTTGTCATCCGTTGCCTACAGTGGACCACTGTCATTGAACGCACCTTCCATGTGGATAGCAATGAGGAGAG AGAGAAATGGATGCAGGCAATCCAGTCCGTGGCAAATAACCTAAAGATGCGTGAACAGGAAGATGATGAACCAATGGATGTGTTTGGTTCACCTACCGACAGCAGCCTGGAGGAAATGGAGGTGGCTATGTCCAAGAGCCGTACCAAAGTG ACAATGAGTGACTTTGAGTACCTGAAGCTGCTCGGCAAGGGGACATTTGGTAAAGTAATTTTGGTCAAAGAGAAGTCCACTGGAGTACATTATGCCATGAAAATATTACGCAAAGAGGTCATAATAGCAAAG gATGAGGTGGCccacacagtgacagagagcagAGTGTTACAAAACACACGACATCCCTTCCTTACG ACACTCAAACATGCCTTCCAAACCCACGACCGGCTCTGTTTTGTTATGGAGTATGCCAACGGAGGCGAG CTCTTTTTTCATTTATCACGAGAACGAGTCTTCACAGAAGACCGTGCGCGCTTCTATGGTGCAGAAATTGTGTCAGCACTCGAGTACCTACATTCACGAGATGTTGTTTATCGTGACCTGAAG TTGGAAAATCTAATGCTGGACAAAGATGGGCACATCAAAATTACTGATTTTGGTCTTTGTAAGGAGGGTATTACACCTGATGCTACGATGAAAACCTTCTGTGGAACCCCAGAGTATCTGGCACCTGAG GTCCTAGAAGATAATGACTACGGCCGGGCTGTTGACTGGTGGGGTTTAGGTGTAGTCATGTATGAAATGATGTGCGGCCGTCTACCTTTCTACAACCAGGACCATGAGCGTTTGTTTGAGCTGATTCTCATGGAAGAGATTCGTTTTCCCAGGAATTTGTCACCAGAGTCCAAAGCCCTGCTTGCTGGCTTGCTTAAGAAGGATCCAAAGCAAAG GTTAGGTGGCGGTCCCAATGATGCCAAAGACGTAATGGGTCACAAATTTTTCATTACCATCAACTGGGAGGATGTGGTACAGAAAAAG CTAACCCCACTCTTCAAACCGCAAGTGACATCAGAAACAGACACTCGCTACTTTGATGAAGAGTTCACAGCACAGATGATTACCCTTACTCCTCCAGACAAGT ATAATAGTCTGGAGTGTGAGGACCCCAGCCAGCAAGCACATTTTCCCCAGTTCTCCTACTCTGCTAGCATCAGAGAATGA